A genome region from Gopherus evgoodei ecotype Sinaloan lineage unplaced genomic scaffold, rGopEvg1_v1.p scaffold_35_arrow_ctg1, whole genome shotgun sequence includes the following:
- the LOC115641766 gene encoding matrix metalloproteinase-9-like → MQAGMMPAGVRLLAWGWLLLPVCRALEDCAACVFPFIYQGRSYPTCTQDGSWAGWTLWCATTANYDQDSRWKRCYETEYGGNTDGQPCVFPFVYRGRAFYTCTDEAAKPRRFWCATTRNYDRDRRWSYCADTLLAGNSTAPCAFPFTYQNQTYLGCTAHGDASGRPWCSLTRNYDVDQKRMYCLDSDGRPADTVETSALTLLSQPFSRAGRRGAEQGRQGRKRRWARKSTGQSRSSH, encoded by the exons ATGCAGGCTGGGATGATGCCGGCTGGTGTCAGGCTcctggcctggggctggctgcTCCTGCCCGTCTGCAGGGCGCTGGAAG ACTGCGCCGCCTGTGTCTTCCCCTTCATCTACCAGGGGCGATCGTACCCCACGTGCACCCAGGACGGGAGCTGGGCCGGATGGACACTGTGGTGCGCCACCACCGCCAACTATGACCAGGACTCCCGCTGGAAGCGCTGCTATGAGACGG AGTATGGAGGCAACACAGATGGCCAGCCCTGTGTCTTCCCCTTTGTGTACCGGGGCCGGGCGTTTTACACCTGCACTGATGAGGCCGCCAAGCCACGCAGGTTCTGGTGCGCCACCACCAGGAACTACGACCGGGACCGGCGCTGGAGCTACTGTGCCGATACCT taCTGGCCGGCAATTCCACGGCTCCTTGCGCCTTCCCGTTCACCTACCAGAACCAGACCTACCTGGGCTGCACGGCACATGGGGATGCCAGCGGGAGGCCCTGGTGTTCTCTGACCAGGAACTATGACGTGGACCAGAAACGCATGTACTGTCTGGACTCAG ATGGGCGCCCGGCTGACACAGTGGAGACCTCAGCCCTGACCTTGCTCTCCCAACCTTTCTCCAGAGCCGGCAGGCGGGGAGCTGAACAGGGCCGGCAGGGGAGGAAGAGACGTTGGGCGAGAAAGTCCACGGGCCAGTCAAGATCCAGCCATTAA